ACACGGTGGGCGCCGGCGTCATCTCCGAGATCATAAAGTAAGGAAACGAGGCGCAGGCACATGGGCAGGTCAACCGAGTCAGCCGCCGATAAGATCCGCATTCGCCTCAAGGCGTTCGATCACCGCATCCTGGATCAGTCGGCGGTGCGCATCGTGGACACCGCCCGCCGCACCGGGGCGCAGGTATGCGGCCCGGTGCCGCTGCCGACGGAGATCAATCGTTTCTGCGTGGTGCGCTCGCCCCACATCGACAAGGAATCGATGGAGCACTTCGAGATGCGCACCCACAAGCGCCTGATCGACATCCTGGAGCCGAGCCCGCGGACGATTGACGCCCTGATGAAGATCGACTTGCCGGGGGGCGTTGACATCGAGATCAAGTTGGGCTAGGGGACGCACGAGATGCCAGTGGCCAAGGGGATAATCGGGCGCAAGCTGGGCATGACCCAGATGTTCGACGAGCAGGGGCGCGCGCTGCCGGTGACGGTGATCGAGGCCGGACCCTGCATCGTCGTTCAGCGCAAGCGCGCCGAGCGCGAAGGCTATGACGCGCTGCAGGTGGGCTTCGGCAGCGTGCGCGAGCGGCGCGTCAACCGCCCCGCCCTGGGGCACTTCAAGCGCGCCGGGGTCGAGCCCCGGCGGAGGCTGGGCGAATTCCGGCTTACCGAGTGCGATGGCTACCAGGTGGGACAGGAGCTGCGCGCCGATCTCTTCGAGGTCGGGGAGCGGGTTGACGTCACCGCCACCTCGAAGGGCAAGGGCT
Above is a window of Armatimonadota bacterium DNA encoding:
- the rplC gene encoding 50S ribosomal protein L3, with translation MAKGIIGRKLGMTQMFDEQGRALPVTVIEAGPCIVVQRKRAEREGYDALQVGFGSVRERRVNRPALGHFKRAGVEPRRRLGEFRLTECDGYQVGQELRADLFEVGERVDVTATSKGKGFTGVIKRYGWHGGGASHGSMSHRRPASGGATDPARVFPGTGKPGHMGAARVTVKGLEVIRADPERNLLILRGAVPGAPGGMVRVTKPVARPKRVARAKVVGERP
- the rpsJ gene encoding 30S ribosomal protein S10; this encodes MGRSTESAADKIRIRLKAFDHRILDQSAVRIVDTARRTGAQVCGPVPLPTEINRFCVVRSPHIDKESMEHFEMRTHKRLIDILEPSPRTIDALMKIDLPGGVDIEIKLG